GAAACCGGATAATCCAATGCTGGCAAAGAATGTTTTCCAGGGGCCTCTCAGTTCACCTTTGTGCGTGCGCAGCTCATCAAAATGTCCCGGCCTGGCGGGCCCGATGTAGGCGTTCAGGGCATCAAGGAGCTCAGCTGACACGGTGGTGGCAGACAGACCATCAGGTTCTACGGGTTGGCCAGAAGGCAGATTCATCAAAGTTGATCCAGGCGGATAACGTAAATACCGTAAATACGTCGATGCGGTCACATTACGCGAAGTTTATCGACAAAATCCGTCCCGCTCCTCAAAATCACTAAAACGGGGCGCGTGACGGCGTGGTTGTATGCAAAAAGGGCTGTCTCGCCCAGGCTTGGTGCACGTGCAGTGCATACAGTGCGTGTCCGTGCAATCAGAGACTGCTGGCCTGCAATTTGCATACCATCTGATTGCTAACCACCGTCGCTGGTCCGTTCGGTCTCGCACGACTGAGGGTTTTCATGGGTCAAGCCTCACAGGTCTTGGCAGACGCCTCGAAGTAGCATAAAACCTTTCTTAACGGTAGCGTAACTGAAAAGAGTATTCCAGCCACTCGTCTTAACGCATATTCTTGGGGGGTGTCGTGTTCATCACCCTGTGCGGTTTCGCAAGCGTGACGGGATCGTTTGCTTGCACTGCCAACATAACGCGTGTTGTCATGAAGACAGAGTCTGCCGTGATGATCCAAACCAGAGCAGGATGAATTCATGCCCGAGTCCAGTCGCCTTCAAATGTTCGATGAAATGCTCTCTGATGCCGAAGTTGCCAGAGAGCCGGATGCCTACCTGAACGCAGATCCCAGACCGCATTACAGGCACTTGCAGCAATGGTTGCAGTCCCAGGAGATGGACTACCTCCAGGGACGCCATGAGGAAGCCGAGTTGTTGTTCAAGCGTGTGGGCATCACGTTTGCGGTGTACGGCGATGGAGAGGGCGGTAATACCGAACGAACCATTCCGTTCGATATCGTGCCCAGAATATTCCCGACCGACGAGTGGAAGCGCCTCCAGAAGGGGCTCGAGCAGAGAGTCCAGGCGCTCAACATGTTCCTGTACGATGTCTACCACGATCACCGGATACTGAAGGCAGGGGTCATTCCTTCCGGGCAGGTGCTTGGTAACAGCCAGTACCGACCGGAAATGCAGGGGGTGGATGTCCCGCTTGATGTCTATGCTCACATCGCCGGGATCGATATTGTCCGGGCCACGCACGGTGAAGATGAGGGTGCATTCTTTGTGCTGGAAGACAACCTGCGCGTTCCGTCCGGTGTTTCGTACATGATCGAGAACCGCAAAATGATGATGCGGCTGTTTCCGGATCTCCTCGCAAAGCATCGTGTGGCGCCAGTCGAACACTATCCTGATCTGTTGCTTGATGCTTTGCAACAGGCTGCTCCCGGACAGAAGCGCTATTGCAACGTGGTGGTGCTCACCCCGGGGATGTACAACTCGGCCTATTTCGAGCACGCGTTTCTGGCCCAGCAGATGGGGGTGGAACTGGTCGAAGGCCAGGATCTGTTCGTGCAGGACGATGTTGTCTACATGCGAACCACTCAGGGTCCGCGTCAGGTTGATGTGATCTACCGCCGGGTCGATGATGACTTCCTGGATCCGGAGGCGTTTCGTCCCGAGTCCGTGCTCGGACCTCCCGGACTCCTGCGGGCCTACCGGGCGGGCAATGTGGCGATCTGCAATGCGGTGGGAACGGGTGTTGCAGACGACAAGTCGATCTATCCGTATGTGCCGGAGATGATCCGGTTCTATCTGGATGAGGAGCCGATCCTCTCCAATGTGCCGACGTATATGTGCCGCAAGCCTGTCGAACTCTCCTATGTGCTGGCGAACCTGGACAAGCTGGTTGTCAAGGAGGTGCACGGTGCCGGTGGCTACGGCATGCTGATCGGTCCCGCGGCGAGCCAGGCCGAGATCGCGGCGTTTCGCGATCGAGTGATTGCCAGGCCAGAGAACTACATTGCCCAGCCGACGTTGTCGCTCTCGAGCTGTCCCACGCTGGTGGGTGCCGGTCTGGCCCCGCGTCACATCGACCTGCGACCGTTTGTTCTGTCGGGCAAGCATGTGCGGATGGTTCGAGGCGGACTGACGCGGGTAGCGCTCAAAGAGAATTCGCTGGTTGTCAATTCATCTCAGGGTGGTGGCACAAAAGACACCTGGATCCTGAACTAGCTGGAGGTCGTCCCATGCTGTCGAGAACTGCCGATCACCTTTACTGGATGGCTCGCTATACCGAGCGCGCCGAGAACACAGCCAGAATGCTGGAGGTGAACTACCACATGTCGCTCATGCCGCAGTCTGAAGAGACGGCACAGGCGGCCTGGCAGGCCATGCTGGATGTGTCCGAGCTGTCCGAGGCGTTTAGCCAGAACTACAGTTCGTTAACACCGAACAACGTGCTGTCCTTCATGACTGTTGATGCGGACAATCCTTCGTCCATCATGCAATGTCTGCACGCGGCGCGCGAGAATGCGCGGGCGGTTCGCGGTTCCGTCACCACTGATCTGTGGGAGACGATCAATACCACCTGGCTCGATGCGCAGCGACTCGTCGGCCAGGGGGCCTTGCGGCTATCGCCGGGCGAGTTTTTTGAGTGGGTGAAGTTTCGCTCACACCAGTCCAGAGGTGTCTACACCGGCACACTCATGCGGGACGATGTGTTCAACTTCATCTCTCTGGGCGTGTTTCTTGAGCGTGCAGACAACATCGCCCGACTGCTGGATGTGAAGTTCCATGCTGCCCAGGAGTACGCGGGCGATCAGATAGACGAAGTGGACGAGTATTACTACTGGGGGTCGGTGCTGCGCTCCGTTTCCGCGTTCGAGAACTACCGCAAGGTGTACCGCAATGTGATCGAGCCTGAGCGAGTTGCTGAAATGCTGATTCTCAAATTCAACAATCCACGTTCACTCGGGACCTGTATGGAGCAGGTGGTGGATTTTCTGTACAAGATCCGCAATCGCCAGTCTGGTGCCACCGAGCATGAGGCGCGCAGCATGCTGGCCGAACTGCGTGATCTTGAGATTGAAGAGATTTTCGCGATGGACATGCACACGTTTCTGACACGGTTCCTTGAGCGCATCAATTTGCTTGGTATCAGCGTCAGCAATCACTTCCTGATGCCCGTGCAGGCTGCAGA
This sequence is a window from Orrella marina. Protein-coding genes within it:
- a CDS encoding circularly permuted type 2 ATP-grasp protein; protein product: MPESSRLQMFDEMLSDAEVAREPDAYLNADPRPHYRHLQQWLQSQEMDYLQGRHEEAELLFKRVGITFAVYGDGEGGNTERTIPFDIVPRIFPTDEWKRLQKGLEQRVQALNMFLYDVYHDHRILKAGVIPSGQVLGNSQYRPEMQGVDVPLDVYAHIAGIDIVRATHGEDEGAFFVLEDNLRVPSGVSYMIENRKMMMRLFPDLLAKHRVAPVEHYPDLLLDALQQAAPGQKRYCNVVVLTPGMYNSAYFEHAFLAQQMGVELVEGQDLFVQDDVVYMRTTQGPRQVDVIYRRVDDDFLDPEAFRPESVLGPPGLLRAYRAGNVAICNAVGTGVADDKSIYPYVPEMIRFYLDEEPILSNVPTYMCRKPVELSYVLANLDKLVVKEVHGAGGYGMLIGPAASQAEIAAFRDRVIARPENYIAQPTLSLSSCPTLVGAGLAPRHIDLRPFVLSGKHVRMVRGGLTRVALKENSLVVNSSQGGGTKDTWILN
- a CDS encoding alpha-E domain-containing protein, whose amino-acid sequence is MLSRTADHLYWMARYTERAENTARMLEVNYHMSLMPQSEETAQAAWQAMLDVSELSEAFSQNYSSLTPNNVLSFMTVDADNPSSIMQCLHAARENARAVRGSVTTDLWETINTTWLDAQRLVGQGALRLSPGEFFEWVKFRSHQSRGVYTGTLMRDDVFNFISLGVFLERADNIARLLDVKFHAAQEYAGDQIDEVDEYYYWGSVLRSVSAFENYRKVYRNVIEPERVAEMLILKFNNPRSLGTCMEQVVDFLYKIRNRQSGATEHEARSMLAELRDLEIEEIFAMDMHTFLTRFLERINLLGISVSNHFLMPVQAADAQEAEEGAA